A region from the Catellatospora sp. TT07R-123 genome encodes:
- a CDS encoding alpha/beta hydrolase has protein sequence MTAIRANSILPARREEIELHTADGLRLVGELAAPADRDPVATLICLHPLPTHGGMMDSHVYRKAAWRLPALAGIAVLRFNTRGTASVRGTSEGAFDHAVGERFDVAAAIEYAEFHELPHRWLVGWSFGTDLALKYGCDPAVEGAILLSPPLRFSQPDDLAVWAASGRPVTALVPEFDDYLRPAEARQRFAAIPQAEVVGVPGAKHLWVGDAETVLDAIVARVAPGVPVPLPTTWDGPMEYGDASAYADRTVAAFADKPVPSPDGA, from the coding sequence GTGACTGCCATCCGCGCCAACTCGATCCTGCCCGCGCGCCGGGAGGAGATCGAACTGCATACCGCCGACGGGCTGCGCCTGGTCGGGGAGCTCGCCGCGCCCGCCGACCGCGACCCGGTGGCGACCCTGATCTGCCTGCACCCGCTGCCCACCCACGGCGGCATGATGGACAGCCACGTGTACCGCAAGGCCGCCTGGCGGCTGCCCGCGCTGGCCGGGATCGCGGTGCTGCGCTTCAACACCCGCGGCACCGCCAGCGTGCGCGGCACCAGCGAGGGCGCGTTCGACCACGCCGTCGGCGAGCGCTTCGACGTCGCCGCCGCCATCGAGTACGCCGAGTTCCACGAGCTGCCGCACCGCTGGCTGGTCGGCTGGTCCTTCGGCACCGACCTGGCCCTGAAGTACGGCTGCGACCCCGCCGTCGAGGGCGCGATCCTGCTGTCGCCGCCGCTGCGCTTCTCCCAGCCCGACGACCTGGCGGTCTGGGCCGCCTCGGGCCGCCCGGTGACCGCGCTCGTGCCCGAGTTCGACGACTACCTGCGCCCAGCCGAGGCGCGGCAGCGGTTCGCCGCGATCCCGCAGGCGGAGGTCGTGGGGGTGCCCGGCGCCAAGCACCTGTGGGTCGGTGACGCCGAGACGGTGCTGGACGCGATCGTCGCCCGCGTCGCGCCGGGCGTCCCCGTCCCGCTGCCGACCACCTGGGACGGCCCGATGGAGTACGGCGACGCCAGCGCGTACGCCGACCGGACCGTGGCCGCGTTCGCCGACAAGCCGGTCCCGTCCCCCGACGGAGCCTGA
- a CDS encoding 3-hydroxyacyl-CoA dehydrogenase family protein codes for MAREINTVGVVGLGTMGAGIVEVFARNGLNVVAVEISENALERGRDNLTGSTDRAVAKGKLSSEDRDALLSRVDFQVGLPALHSVDFVIEAVPEHLDLKQAIFAELDRVCPPHAILATNTSSLSVTEISVATHRPNQVIGVHFFNPAPVMKLVEIIRTVVTAPEVVADVEALCARLGKVDVTISDRAGFIANALLFGYLNHAVTMFENHYATREDIDAAMKLGCGLPMGPLALMDLIGLDTAYEILDTMYRRGGRDRRHAPAPLLKQMVTAGLLGRKTGRGFYTYTKSGSPVVVADGLTPSGAEQSSAARRIGTVGVVGSGTMATGIIEVFAKAGYEVLSVTRGAEKSAKVCESVKTSLNKGVVRGKLTEAERDAAIGRITWSTNLDHLSDADLVVEAVVEELSVKKALFASLDEICKPGTVLATTTSSLPVVECAMATQRPADVVGLHFFNPAQVMPLVEVVETIRTSPATLATAKAVVGSLGKTAVACADRAGFIVNALLFPYLNDAVKMLEASYSSADDIDAAMKLGCGYPMGPFELLDVVGLDVSLAIQRELYLELREPGFSPAPLLEHLVTAGYLGRKTGRGFRDHTHR; via the coding sequence GTGGCTCGCGAGATCAATACGGTCGGCGTCGTCGGTCTGGGCACCATGGGTGCGGGCATCGTCGAGGTGTTCGCCCGCAACGGCCTGAACGTGGTAGCCGTCGAGATCAGCGAGAACGCGCTGGAGCGCGGCCGCGACAACCTCACCGGCTCCACCGACCGCGCGGTCGCCAAGGGCAAGCTGTCGTCCGAGGACCGCGACGCGCTGCTCTCGCGCGTCGACTTCCAGGTCGGTCTGCCCGCCCTGCACAGCGTCGACTTCGTGATCGAGGCCGTGCCCGAGCACCTGGACCTCAAGCAGGCCATCTTCGCCGAGCTGGACCGGGTCTGCCCGCCGCACGCCATCCTCGCCACCAACACCAGTTCGCTCAGCGTCACCGAGATCTCGGTCGCCACGCACCGGCCGAACCAGGTCATCGGCGTGCACTTCTTCAACCCCGCGCCGGTCATGAAGCTGGTGGAGATCATCCGTACCGTGGTGACCGCCCCCGAGGTCGTCGCCGACGTCGAGGCGCTGTGCGCGCGGCTGGGCAAGGTCGACGTCACCATCAGCGACCGGGCCGGGTTCATCGCCAACGCGCTGCTGTTCGGCTACCTCAACCACGCCGTCACCATGTTCGAGAACCACTACGCGACCCGCGAGGACATCGACGCGGCCATGAAGCTCGGCTGCGGCCTGCCGATGGGCCCGCTGGCGCTGATGGACCTGATCGGCCTGGACACGGCGTACGAGATCCTCGACACCATGTACCGCCGGGGCGGCCGCGACCGCCGCCACGCCCCGGCGCCGCTGCTCAAGCAGATGGTCACCGCGGGGCTGCTGGGCCGCAAGACCGGGCGCGGCTTCTACACGTACACCAAGAGCGGCTCGCCGGTCGTCGTCGCCGACGGGCTCACCCCGTCCGGCGCCGAGCAGTCCTCGGCCGCGCGCCGCATCGGCACCGTCGGCGTGGTCGGCTCCGGCACCATGGCCACCGGCATCATCGAGGTCTTCGCCAAGGCCGGGTACGAGGTGCTGAGCGTGACCCGCGGCGCCGAGAAGTCCGCCAAGGTCTGCGAATCCGTCAAGACCTCCCTGAACAAGGGCGTGGTCCGGGGCAAGCTGACCGAGGCCGAGCGCGACGCCGCCATCGGCCGCATCACCTGGTCCACCAACCTGGACCACCTGTCCGACGCCGACCTGGTCGTCGAGGCCGTGGTCGAGGAGCTGAGCGTCAAGAAGGCCCTGTTCGCCAGCCTCGACGAGATCTGCAAGCCCGGCACCGTCCTGGCCACCACCACCTCCAGCCTCCCCGTCGTCGAGTGCGCGATGGCCACCCAGCGCCCGGCGGACGTGGTCGGCCTGCACTTCTTCAACCCGGCGCAGGTGATGCCGCTGGTCGAGGTGGTCGAGACGATCCGGACCAGCCCCGCCACCCTGGCCACGGCCAAGGCCGTGGTCGGCAGCCTCGGCAAGACCGCCGTGGCGTGCGCGGACCGGGCCGGGTTCATCGTCAACGCGCTGCTGTTCCCGTACCTCAACGACGCGGTGAAGATGCTGGAGGCCAGCTACTCCTCGGCCGACGACATCGACGCGGCGATGAAGCTGGGCTGCGGCTACCCGATGGGGCCGTTCGAGCTGCTGGACGTGGTGGGTCTGGACGTCTCGCTGGCCATCCAGCGCGAGCTGTACCTGGAGCTGCGCGAGCCCGGCTTCTCCCCGGCCCCGCTGCTGGAGCACCTCGTCACCGCCGGCTACCTCGGCCGCAAGACCGGCCGCGGCTTCCGCGACCACACCCACCGCTGA
- a CDS encoding RNA ligase (ATP), translating into MSILKVVAERLVIHPHPNADALELAEVGRLRAVVAKGAYRTGDHAVYLPEGSVLPEPLIAELGLTGRLAGPAKDRITAVRLRGELSQGIVCRPKALADLDLAEAAAAGTDFAEALGVTKWVPPIPVHLAGDMHAAEDLLPWLEVENIRRYPQLFSAGEPVVATEKIHGSACLMTLVADSGAVLASSKGFGRQRLAIREADSNLYWRAIRAYDLPRLAAAVAADLGAARVGVFGEVYGRGVQDLGYGVLASTRPGYAVFDIAADVGGEIRWLTPDEVAAYTAAYDVPAVPVLFRGPYDEAELAALAEGVETVSGTGANIREGLVVRPAAERYSPVTAGRAIGKLVSTAYLTRKGGTEYE; encoded by the coding sequence ATGTCGATACTCAAGGTCGTCGCCGAGCGGCTGGTGATCCATCCGCACCCCAACGCCGACGCACTCGAACTCGCTGAGGTCGGACGCCTGCGCGCCGTCGTGGCCAAGGGCGCCTACCGCACCGGCGACCACGCCGTCTACCTGCCCGAAGGCTCGGTGCTACCCGAGCCGCTCATCGCCGAGCTGGGCCTCACCGGACGCCTGGCGGGCCCGGCCAAGGACCGCATCACCGCCGTACGGCTGCGCGGCGAGCTGTCCCAGGGCATCGTCTGCCGCCCGAAGGCGCTGGCGGATCTGGACCTGGCCGAGGCGGCCGCCGCGGGCACCGACTTCGCCGAGGCGCTCGGCGTGACCAAGTGGGTCCCGCCGATCCCGGTCCATCTCGCCGGAGACATGCACGCGGCCGAGGACCTGCTGCCGTGGCTGGAGGTGGAGAACATCCGCCGGTACCCGCAGCTGTTCAGCGCGGGCGAGCCGGTGGTGGCCACCGAGAAGATCCACGGTTCGGCGTGCCTGATGACGCTGGTCGCGGACTCGGGTGCGGTGCTGGCCTCGTCGAAGGGGTTCGGCAGGCAGCGGCTGGCGATCAGGGAGGCCGACAGCAACCTCTACTGGCGGGCGATCCGGGCGTACGACCTGCCGCGGCTGGCCGCCGCCGTCGCCGCCGACCTCGGCGCGGCCCGGGTCGGCGTCTTCGGCGAGGTGTACGGCCGGGGCGTGCAGGACCTGGGCTACGGCGTGCTCGCGAGCACCCGGCCCGGCTACGCCGTGTTCGACATCGCGGCCGACGTCGGCGGCGAGATCCGCTGGCTGACGCCCGACGAGGTGGCGGCCTACACCGCCGCGTACGACGTGCCCGCCGTGCCGGTGCTGTTCCGGGGGCCGTACGACGAGGCGGAACTCGCCGCGCTGGCCGAGGGCGTGGAGACGGTCTCGGGCACCGGTGCCAACATCCGGGAAGGCCTGGTGGTCAGACCGGCGGCGGAGCGCTACAGCCCGGTCACGGCCGGTCGCGCCATCGGCAAGCTCGTCTCGACGGCATACCTGACCCGCAAGGGCGGCACCGAATACGAGTAA
- a CDS encoding SDR family NAD(P)-dependent oxidoreductase — translation MRYVVITGVSRGLGEALLNQLLAEPDTTVLALGRTFTDNQRMLAGPKLILRHCELAEPSSLPTAPELGELIADADEVVLIHNAAVVAPIGAVGTLPTDELLASVTINLTAPMALTNSLLSALPPLVRRVRLMFVSSGAAHRVIDGWSAYSATKRGGEEFFAHVAQQYERDPRFSVVSVNPGVMDTGMQEAIRGADFAGRQRFQDLYDNDELPDPAAVAAHLIAEHLKA, via the coding sequence GTGCGCTATGTCGTCATCACCGGGGTGTCCCGGGGGCTGGGCGAGGCCCTGCTCAACCAGCTGCTGGCCGAGCCGGACACGACCGTGCTGGCCCTGGGCCGGACGTTCACCGACAACCAGCGCATGCTGGCCGGGCCGAAGCTGATCCTGCGCCACTGCGAGCTGGCCGAACCGTCCTCCCTGCCGACCGCCCCCGAGCTGGGCGAGCTGATCGCCGACGCCGACGAGGTGGTGCTGATCCACAACGCGGCCGTGGTGGCGCCGATCGGCGCGGTCGGCACCCTGCCCACCGACGAGCTGCTGGCCTCGGTGACGATCAACCTGACCGCCCCGATGGCGCTGACCAACTCGCTGCTGTCGGCCCTGCCGCCGCTGGTGCGCCGGGTGCGGCTCATGTTCGTCTCCTCGGGTGCCGCGCACCGGGTCATCGACGGCTGGTCGGCGTACTCGGCGACCAAGCGCGGCGGCGAGGAGTTCTTCGCCCACGTGGCGCAGCAGTACGAGCGCGACCCCCGGTTCAGCGTGGTCAGCGTGAACCCGGGCGTGATGGACACGGGCATGCAGGAGGCGATCCGCGGCGCGGACTTCGCGGGCCGGCAGCGGTTCCAGGATCTGTACGACAACGACGAGCTGCCCGACCCCGCCGCCGTCGCGGCCCACCTGATCGCCGAACATCTGAAAGCCTGA
- a CDS encoding aldehyde dehydrogenase family protein, whose protein sequence is MTTTNQPQPGASVVSAGELISTNPATGEEVARLPVASAADVAAAVERARAASAWWAGLGWRERRRRVLRWRSLLVQRMQALAELMHREGGKPVDEALLEIVSAVDHAAWAAKHARRVLRRRRVPGSLMQLEYAGYLEYQPYGVIGVIGPWNFPIFTPFGSIAYALAAGNAVVFKPSEYTPAIGQFYVDAFNEVVPEHPVLQIVHGGGEVGAALCRSGVDKLAFTGSGPTGAKVMAACAESLTPVLIECGGKDAMIVAEDADLAQAAETAAWGANFNAGQACVGIERAYVHAKVYDDFVAKLVAETERIDVDTQVGPITMPGQRDIIARHIDAALTDGGRALLGGPDSVRGAYVRPTILVDVPHDSAAVREETFGPTIVVTKVASVDEAITLANDSAYGLGSSVFSKGRGMEIAARLRTGMTAVNSAFAFAVLPELPFGGVGGSGFGRIHGADGLREFTRAKSIAKRRMPSTPALLTFRRTPAGMKLAMAAVKFLHGRSR, encoded by the coding sequence GTGACCACGACGAACCAGCCGCAGCCCGGTGCCAGTGTCGTCAGCGCGGGCGAGCTGATCTCCACCAACCCCGCCACCGGCGAGGAGGTGGCGCGCCTGCCCGTGGCGAGCGCCGCCGACGTCGCGGCGGCCGTCGAGCGGGCCCGCGCCGCGAGCGCATGGTGGGCCGGGCTCGGCTGGCGCGAACGGCGCCGCCGGGTGCTGCGCTGGCGCAGCCTGCTGGTGCAGCGGATGCAGGCGCTGGCCGAGCTGATGCACCGCGAGGGCGGCAAGCCCGTCGACGAGGCGCTGCTGGAGATCGTCAGCGCCGTGGACCACGCCGCCTGGGCCGCCAAGCACGCCCGCCGGGTGCTGCGCCGCCGCCGGGTGCCGGGTTCGCTGATGCAGCTGGAGTACGCCGGTTACCTGGAGTACCAGCCGTACGGCGTCATCGGGGTCATCGGCCCGTGGAACTTCCCCATCTTCACCCCGTTCGGCTCGATCGCGTACGCGCTGGCCGCGGGCAACGCCGTGGTCTTCAAGCCCAGCGAGTACACCCCGGCCATCGGCCAGTTCTACGTCGACGCCTTCAACGAGGTCGTGCCGGAGCACCCGGTGCTGCAGATCGTGCACGGCGGCGGCGAGGTCGGCGCGGCGCTGTGCCGCTCGGGCGTGGACAAGCTCGCCTTCACCGGCTCCGGCCCGACCGGCGCGAAGGTGATGGCGGCCTGCGCCGAGTCGCTGACGCCGGTGCTGATCGAGTGCGGCGGCAAGGACGCCATGATCGTGGCCGAGGACGCGGACCTGGCCCAGGCCGCCGAGACCGCGGCCTGGGGCGCCAACTTCAACGCGGGCCAGGCCTGCGTCGGCATCGAGCGGGCGTACGTGCACGCCAAGGTCTACGACGACTTCGTGGCCAAGCTGGTCGCCGAGACCGAGCGGATCGACGTCGACACCCAGGTCGGCCCGATCACCATGCCCGGCCAGCGCGACATCATCGCCCGCCACATCGACGCCGCCCTGACCGACGGCGGCCGCGCCCTGCTCGGCGGCCCGGACTCGGTGCGCGGGGCGTACGTGCGCCCGACGATCCTGGTCGACGTCCCGCACGACTCGGCCGCGGTGCGGGAGGAGACGTTCGGCCCGACCATCGTGGTGACCAAGGTCGCCAGCGTGGACGAGGCGATCACCCTGGCCAACGACTCGGCGTACGGGCTGGGCTCGTCGGTGTTCTCCAAGGGGCGCGGGATGGAGATCGCGGCCCGCCTGCGCACCGGCATGACCGCCGTGAACTCGGCGTTCGCGTTCGCGGTGCTGCCCGAGCTGCCGTTCGGCGGGGTGGGCGGGTCCGGCTTCGGCCGCATCCACGGCGCGGACGGGCTGCGCGAGTTCACCCGCGCCAAGTCCATCGCCAAGCGCCGCATGCCGAGCACCCCGGCCCTGCTGACCTTCCGCCGCACCCCGGCGGGCATGAAGCTCGCCATGGCCGCCGTGAAGTTCCTCCACGGCCGCTCACGCTGA
- the nucS gene encoding endonuclease NucS, whose protein sequence is MRLVIARCTVDYVGRLSAHLPSAKRLLIVKADGSVSIHADDRAYKPLNWMSPPCKLQEGPGVWRVVNKAGEELRITLEEIFEDTSHELGVDPGLQKDGVEAHLQELLAAAPQTFGEGYTLVRREYMTAIGPVDLLCRDAGGAHVAVEVKRRGEIDGVEQLTRYLELLNRDPLLAPVAGVFAAQEIKPQARVLATDRGIRCVVVDYDRLRGTKRDELTLF, encoded by the coding sequence GTGCGCCTCGTCATCGCCCGCTGCACCGTCGACTATGTCGGCCGTCTGTCGGCCCACCTGCCCTCGGCCAAGCGCCTGCTCATCGTCAAGGCCGACGGCTCGGTCTCCATCCACGCCGACGACCGGGCCTACAAGCCGCTGAACTGGATGAGCCCGCCCTGCAAGCTCCAGGAGGGCCCCGGCGTGTGGCGGGTGGTCAACAAGGCCGGCGAGGAACTGCGGATCACCCTGGAGGAGATCTTCGAGGACACCTCGCACGAGCTCGGCGTCGACCCCGGCCTCCAGAAGGACGGCGTGGAGGCGCACCTGCAGGAGCTGCTGGCCGCCGCGCCGCAGACCTTCGGCGAGGGGTACACGCTGGTCCGGCGCGAGTACATGACCGCGATCGGCCCGGTCGACCTGCTGTGCCGCGACGCCGGGGGCGCCCACGTCGCGGTCGAGGTGAAGCGGCGCGGCGAGATCGACGGGGTGGAGCAGCTGACGCGATACCTGGAACTGCTCAACCGCGACCCGCTGCTGGCGCCGGTGGCGGGCGTCTTCGCCGCCCAGGAGATCAAGCCCCAGGCGCGCGTGCTCGCCACCGACCGGGGCATCCGCTGCGTCGTCGTCGACTACGACCGCCTCCGCGGCACCAAGCGCGACGAGCTCACCCTCTTCTAG
- a CDS encoding DUF4126 domain-containing protein has translation MLELLTGTGLATAAGLNAYIPLMVVGLLARYTHLITLPGPWHWLSNGWVLLLLGVLLAIEFVADKIPAVDSVNDIVQTVVRPTAGGMAFAAGSGSQTVTVENPADLFTQKMWIPIVIGVLISLTVHGTKAVARPALNLATVGVAAPVVSTVEDTASVSLSVVAIIIPVLVILGVALLVLLAVTAARKRRQRRARKVLS, from the coding sequence GTGCTCGAACTGTTGACCGGCACCGGTCTGGCCACCGCCGCGGGGCTCAACGCCTACATTCCGCTGATGGTGGTCGGTCTGCTGGCCCGGTACACGCATCTGATCACGCTGCCGGGGCCGTGGCACTGGCTGAGCAACGGGTGGGTGCTGCTCCTCCTGGGGGTGCTGCTGGCGATCGAGTTCGTCGCGGACAAGATCCCGGCGGTGGACAGCGTCAACGACATCGTGCAGACCGTGGTCAGACCGACCGCGGGCGGCATGGCCTTCGCCGCGGGGTCGGGCTCGCAGACGGTGACGGTGGAGAACCCGGCCGACCTGTTCACGCAGAAGATGTGGATCCCGATCGTGATCGGCGTGCTGATCTCGCTGACGGTGCACGGCACCAAGGCGGTGGCCAGACCCGCGCTGAACCTGGCGACGGTCGGCGTGGCCGCGCCGGTGGTCTCCACGGTCGAGGACACCGCGAGCGTGAGCCTGTCGGTCGTGGCGATCATCATCCCGGTGCTGGTCATCCTGGGTGTGGCGCTGCTGGTCCTACTCGCCGTGACCGCGGCGCGCAAGCGTCGCCAGCGGCGCGCCCGCAAAGTTCTGTCATAA